A region of the Microcystis aeruginosa FD4 genome:
GAAAAAATGGCAAAGGCCACGGGAATTACCGTGCGCTGTGTGCCGCTTACCGACACGGGTCTCTAGGGCTTCGGCCGGGGTTTTTCTTCTTTGGGTTTGATATTAAAATAGGCCTCCATTACCTGACGTACCATAGGTGCGGCCACTTTACCACCACCACCGCCGGAATGTTCCGCAAAGGCGACCACGACAATTTCGGGCTTGTCGAAGGGTGCGAAAGCTCCAAACCAAGCGTGGGACTTACCCGGAGGTGCTTCTGCCGTGCCGCTTTTGCCCGCTATGGGCGGTAAAGCGGGGTCTGATAGGGCCCGCCCCGTTCCTTCCGCTACCACGGCTCTCAGGGACTTTCTCAGGGTGTCTAGGGTGCTAGGTTTCATATTCAAAGACTTTCGCCATTCCTTAACATCCCGGGCATCCTGTAAAAGGTGCGGTTTCACCAAAAAACCACCGTTAGCGGGGACAGCAAACATCACAGCTACCTGTAGGGGAGTCGCCAGGGTAAATCCTTGACCGATCGACATATTAATCGTATCCCCTACCGACCAATCCCAGTTTTTAAAATTACGCAGTTTCCAATCGCGATCGGCAATTAACCCCGGGGTTTCTTCCGCTAATTCTATACCAGTTTTCTGACCGAAACCGTAGCGCCGAGCCATGGCAATTAAAGCCGGCCCCCCCACTCCGCGACCAATTTGACCGTGAAAAGTGTTACTACTCATGGCCATGGCCCGGACAAAACCGATCGGACCAAAACCAGCGTGATTCCATTCTCCAAAAGCTGTCCCCCCCACATAAAGGGCGGCAAAGGTATTTAAGACCGTATTGGGGGGAAATTTCCCCGATTCCATGCCGGCAGTGGCAGTGACGACTTTAAAGGTGGAAGCGGGGGGAAATCCTTGCAGGACGCGGTTAACAAACGGGTTGCCCTCCGCTTGCAGTTTTTTCCAAGTGGCGGTGGTAATTGGGGCCGAGAACACATTGGGATCGAAACTAGGATAACTGACCATGGCCCGCACGGAACCATCCCGGGGATCGATCGCCACGATCGCACCTTGGCGTTTTCCTAAAGCTGCCTCGGCGGCTTTTTGGAGTTTTAAATCTAGTGTCAGGGTGACATCTTGCCCCGGTTTAGCAATTTTTTGGCCGAGAATTTGGATTACTTGTCCCGATCCGTTGACCTCTAACTGCATTCCCCCCCATTCTCCCCGCAATTTTGACTCGTAGGCGGCTTCTACACCCATTTTACCGACGACATCTCCCAACCGGTAGCCCTGGGGTCTTTTGGCTTGATATTCCTCCGGGGTTAGTTCCCCGGTATAACCGAGAATATGCGCCCCGATTTTGCCATTGGGATAGTAGCGCACTGATTCCACGTCCACTTCAATGCCGGTTAATTCGTCTTTGTATTCCTCTAGGGCGATAATTTGGCCTGGAGTTAAACCCCTAGCAATCCGGATCAGGGTGGAGGGGTTTTCGTCCGCTTCGTTAATGCGTTTTTCTAGGTCGCTTTTGGGAATTGCTAAAATACTGGCTAAACGGTCAAGATTGAGTTTTTGGGCGGGATTACGCTGGGATTTGGGCCAAATATAGGCCGCATGGGTTAAACGGGCCGTAGCCAAAACTTTGCCATTGCGATCGAATAAGTTGCCCCGGACTGGGGGTTTGGGAAGAATGCGAATCCGGTTATTTTCTGCTCTTTCTCGGTTAAATTGCCCTTGCTGCAGTTGTAAATAGGCCAATCGTGAGCCAACTCCTCCTAGCAGGACAATGCTAATTAAGCCCATAATTAGCCATGACTGACGCTGACGACCGACCGAACACCTATCTTTGTCTTTGATTTTATTCTGTAATTTAGGCGGCGATGGCCGCGTCAGCGCGGTGAGCGGTTTTTGCGGTTTCAGTTTGACTTTGGTTTTTGATAGGAGTCCGCTATTACGCATTTGCTTAAAGTTAAAAGTTTAAAAGTTATTGGGGCAGTTATCAGTTATCAGTTATCAGTTATCAGTCATCAGTTATCAGATTTGAGTTCTAAGTGAGCAGTATGTATTAAGTGAGCAGTATTAAATAGTAGTTTGCCACTGTCTTTTCACTGATTACTGATTACTGTTTACTGTTCACTGAAAAGGACGCAATACTAGGTGATTTAGCTCCTCTGTTTACTAAAGTTAAGGGTATCCGCAATATATCTTAACAAAATCGGAGTAAATACAAAGGAGTGGAAGGAACCACACCAGACACAGAGGACACAAAGATTGATCGCTTCTATAGTAAGGGACTTGCGCTTTGATCATGTACCTTTTGGGCGAACGCAGTTCGCCCCTACATTGTGGACAAAATCCGTTACTGTCGGGGCGCCTGGAACCTGCGCCCTCCGCGCGGAGGGGGTTTGCTGATCACCCTAAGTAGGGGGAGAGCCTTCGAGATGTTAGGGACTTGCGCTTTGATCATGTGCCATAGGGCTGGTCTGGTTCTTCTACAGAGCGATTTTCAAAGCTGGGATATTATTCCTACGCAAGTCCCTAAGTTAAACTGATCACACAAAGAATAAGAGAGCCAGGAAACTGGCGCATACATTAGGAGTCTTTTGTCAAGTATTTCTTAACCTAATGTAACATTATCCCTGCTCAAAATGTAATCACGCTGCGGATAGAATCCCCTTGTCGCATCAGGTCAAAGGCCTCGTTAATTCTTGCCAGAGGTAGAACATGGGTGATTAAATCATCAATGTTAATCTTGCCTTCCATGTACCAATCGACTATTTTTGGTACATCTGTACGACCCCTTGCCCCACCAAAAGCCGTACCTTTCCAGACGCGTCCAGTGACTAATTGAAAAGGACGGGTACTAATTTCTTGGCCGGCCCCGGCTACACCGATAATAGTGGCAACACCCCAACCTTTATGGCAACATTCCAAAGCTTGACGCATAATCTGGACATTGCCGATACACTCAAAACTATAATCGGCCCCACCTTTAGTTAAATCCACCAGATAGGCCACTAAATCCCCCTCGATTTCTTGGGGATTAACAAAATGAGTCATCCCGAATTTTGCCGCTAAAGCTTGTTTCTGGGGATTGATATCGACCCCGACAATCATATCGGCCCCCACCAAACGGGCCCCTTGAATAACGTTTAAACCGATACCTCCCAGACCAAAAACCACCACTTTTGCCCCCGGTTCCACTTTAGCGGTATTAATCACCGCACCGATACCTGTAGTGACTCCGCAGCCGATATAACAGACTTTTTCAAAGGGAGCATCGGGGCGAATCTTGGCCAGGGAAATCTCCGGCAGTACGGTATAGTTAGCAAAAGTCGAGGTTCCCATGTAGTGATAAAGAGGCTGACCATCGAGGGAAAAACGACTGGTTCCATCCGGCATTACTCCCCGACCTTGGGTAAGACGAATCGCTTGACAGAGATTGGTTTTAAAGCTGAGACAGTATTCGCACTGACGACATTCGGGAATGTATAGGGGAATCACAGGATCGCCCACTTTCAGGCTAGTGACACCTTTTCCCACTTCTACCACGATTCCGGCCCCTTCATGGCCTAAAATTGAGGGAAATAAGCCTTCAGGATCGGCCCCAGAGAGAGTATAGGCATCGGTGTGACAAACTCCCGTGGCTTTGATTTCTACTAACACTTCCCCCGCTTGCGGTGGTGCTAATTGTACCGTTTCAATAGTTAGGGGTTTTCCCGCTTCTAGGGCAACTGCCGCTCGAACATCCATAGGCTCAAAGCAATAGGTTTTTTCCAGTATAATACCGTTAAACTGCTGAAGAGTTGTAATAGAACAATTCTCAACTTATCTCTATGTTAGTCCTCACCATCCGCGAAGAAGGAATTAACGATGGTGGCTTTACTGCTAGTCTCAATTTTGATAGCGGTAACAGCTACCCAATTACGGTTACTGACCCCTTTACTAACCAAGAAGAAAAACAACTAGAATGGTACTTTGAGGAATGGTTAGTATTTCCCACCCTAGACAGGGATAAAGCGCAAAAAGCCGCCAACAGCGTCCAAAACTATGGCAAAACCTATTTAAACAGGTTTTCCAGACTAATTTAAATGCTTATGGGGAATATCGAGACTTGCGAAAGCAGTTAAGTCAACTGCAAATTATTATCGAAAGTCAGTCGCCAGAATTTCAAGCTTTACATTGGGAAGCGCTGAAAGATCCTGATTTACCGCGTCCCTTTTCTATAGATTGTATCATCTCCCGCCAGCGTCGAGGGGCTACAGTTGTCCCGGTGCAAATGGCCACTTATCCTACTATCAATCTTCTGGTGGTGATTGCGCGTCCTAATGAGGAATCTGATGTTAACTATCGCACGATTTCCCGTCCTTTGGTAGAACTGGTAAATAGTAGTGAAATACCAGTAAAAATTGATATTTTGCGTCCCGGAACTTATGAATCACTAACCAGACATCTGGATGAGAAGGGAGAAGGATACTATCATGTTATTCATTTCGATGTTCATGGCGAATTGATGAAGTATGAACAGTACGAAAGACAGGTTCACGGGGACTCTTGGCGCTATCAAAGGGGATGGGGACTGGAGGATTTAGCAGAATATGAGGGAGTAAAAGCTTTTCTGTTTCTGGAAGGAGAAGAAAAAGGTCAAGCGACTCCGGTAGAAGCGACGGAATTAGCGAATTTACTCACCGGGAAAAATATCCCTATTTGTATTCTCAATGCTTGTCAGTCAGCAAAGCAAATTTCCCAGGAATCAGAAGACTATCGGGAAACCAGTTTAGGGAGTCGTTTGATGACTGCGGGAATGCAAGCTGTGGTGGCGATGGGATATTCGGTGACGGTTTCTGCAGCTAAGTTGATGATGAAACCAATTTATCAGCAATTATTGAACGGAAAAGACCTAACGGAAGCGATGCGAAAAGGACGGTTAGAGTTATTCAATAATAAGCAACGCCGCGCCTATTATAATACGATAATAGATTTAGAAGATTGGTTATTACCGGTGATTTATTGTCGCGGTAAAATTAATCTCAATTTGCGTCCATTTACTCCAGAAGAGGAGGAAAAATACTGGGAACATATCGGCAATCAATATGTCTTTCCTTTACCAGAATACGGCTTTGTGGGAAGGGATTTAGAAATTCTCAAAATGGAAAAGGCGCTGCTGAAACATAATATCCTTTTACTCAAAGGAATGGGAGGGACAGGAAAAACTACTTTACTCAATTATCTACGAGAATGGTGGCAGAAAACCAACTGGGCGACCCATATTTTCTATTTTGGTTATGATAGAAAAGCTTGGACGTTAGAACAGATTGTCTATGAAATCGGTCAGGGAATTTATAATCGCTTTGAACAGGCGAGTTTCCAAGGGATGAACCTGAGAGCGCGGGTAAAGAAACTAGAACAAAAACTCCGCAGTGAGGCGTATATTCTCATTTTAGATAATCTGGAGTCGGTGACGGGACAACCGTTAGCAATTCAGAATACTTTACCGGAGAATGAGAGGGAAGCAATCGCCGAATTTCTCAAGAATTTGGTCGGGGGAAAGACGAAGGTGATTTTGGGTTCTCGCAGTGAGGAAACTTGGCTGCAACGCAGGACTTTTAAGGAGAATATCTATCAGTTGCAAGGATTAGACCAAGAGTCGAGAACTGAATTAGCGGAGAGAATCTTAGAACGTCAGGCAAAGAGTCGGAAAAATGCGATTAAAAAGGATAATTATTTTAAACGCTTGATGAAGTTGTTGGCGGGGTATCCGTTGGCGATGGAAGTGGTGTTAGCGAATCTGAAGCGACAGTCACCGGAGGAGATTTGGCAAGGGTTACAGTTGGCGGAGTTAGTTAATGTGGGGGATGAAGATAAGACTAATAATATCATCAAGTGTGTGGAATATTCCCACAGTAATTTGTCGGAGGAGGCGCAGAAGTTGTTACTATGTTTAGCGCCTTTTAGTGGGTTTATTCACCGGGGTGTTATTCCTGAATATAGCCGACAACTACAGCAATTAGAACCCTTACAAGGCTATCAGTTTGATCAATTTGATGCAGCGATAGAAGAAGCGATTCATTGGGGACTGCTTTCGCCGATGAGTGAAGAATTGTCGAGTTTTTTGACTATTCAGCCCATTTTTCCCTACTTCTTGAAGACGAAGTTAAAGGAATTAGCACCAGAGACACAAGCAGCAATTTGGGAGGGTTTTAAGAATCATTACCGAGGCTTGGCAGATTATTATAGTAAATTACTAGATTCCAAAAATCCGCAAGAGAAGCAGTGGGGGATATTGTTCTGCCGCTGGGAGTATGAAAATCTGTTTAATGCTTTGCAGATTTGTTTGAAGAAGCAGGAAAATATTCATATTTTTTTCTGTTTACATCAATATTTCGCTGTTACTAAGGATGTTAGTAACAGACTGAAACTATGCGAGAGTGTCTGTCAGGCTTGTCAAACTTATCCTGAAGAGATTAAAACTGGGATAATCGGTGGTAATATTGCCAATGCTTTGGGCAATCTCGCCATCGCCTATCAAGATACAAAAAACTATGAACAAGCGAAACAGACCCTGCTAAAATTTATTGAATTAACTCAAAATCTCCAAGGGGTGGACGAGCAAAAAAAAGCCTATTCATTGGGTTCTGGATATCACAATTTGGGAATGGTAGCGCAACAATTGAGGGAATGGGTGCAGGCGGGGCACTACTACCGGCAGGCTCTCAAGATTTATATTGAATATGGGGATCGCTTTTCCCAAGCCAGACCCCTGCACAATTTGGGAGCCGTAGCACAAGAATTGAGGGAATGGGAGCTAGCCCGAAGCTACTACCAGCAATCCCTTAAGATCAAGATTGAATATGGGGACCGCTTTTCTCAAGCCAGCACCTTGCACCAGTTGGGAAACGTAGCGGCAGAATTGGGGAAATTGGAGCAAGCCCGAAGCTACTACCAGCAATCCCTTGAGATCAAGATTGAATATGGGGACCGCTTCTACCAAGCCATGACCCTGCACCAGTTGGGAAACTTAGCGCAAGAATTGAGGGAATGGGAGCAAGCCCGAAGCTACTACCGGCAAGCTCTTGAGATCTACATTGAATATGGCGCTGCCGGAGGCACGCAAAGCGCCCGCTATGAGCAAGCCAGCACCCTGCACAATTTGGGAAGGGTAGCGCAAGAAGTTGGGGAATTGAGCCAAGCCAAAAGTTATTACCTGCAAGCCTTACAAATTTGGGCAGAATTTAACGATAATTACAGCGTACAAACCTTTTCTTTGCCCCGTCTTGTTGCTCTTTATCAGCAAACGCAAGATGAGGAGATTTTCGTTGCTGTGGCTGATATTTTGGGGGTTGGGGTTGAGGAGGTGCGGGGTTTGGTCTAACTCCCCCCTAATACTAAATCCGGCTTTAAAAAGAGAGGGTGATGGGGTGATGGGGGGGTGATGGGGTGATGATCCTCCCTCACTCCCTCACGAACCTGGCTTGTTGTTGCGCTTCAGCGCTAACTATTTCGGGCTTGCTGAAAAAGTAAGGGCGAAGCATTCGGATAGGAAATCTACGGTTTCAGCGATAGGTTATCGCCCGAATGCTTCGCCCCTACAATGTTGTGATCTACGGATGAGGTGTAATAGCGAGAATAGTGATTTCCCCCGAATTAGGCCCATAACACCAGAAAATTCGATAGGCTCCTGGTGTATTCTGTTGGGCGTAGGCCTCAAAAACCTTCTGTGTCGGAGCGTAAGGGTTATCGAGAGAATTAAATTCATGGGTCTCCAGGCCTGGATGTCTTGGGTTTGCACTCAGGAGTTTGAGAGCTTTTGTTACCTGTTTGTAGAGACCCTCTTGTTTCGATGCTTTTGTTTTACCTTGAGCGAAGCGAGTCCTTTGAGCCTGTTCCGCTTCTGCTCGCAATTTGGATAGAGTATTTCGAGCTTCCTGTGTCTGTCGTAAAGAAAAACTCACCTACTCCTCGACCTCTTCAGGAATAGATGCAGCAAACTCAAACATAGCGTCTAAATCGACTGTTTCTTCAGCAAAATCTCCCCTGCGGGCTTCTGCGAGTCCCCGTTTGAGCGACTCGCGGACACTAGGATTCTGAAAAGCCCATAGTTCTCCCTCTGGAATCGCCACCATGGGAACCAAAAGAAGCTCCCCGCTTGCATTCATCAGTATTCGATAGTGACGGTTGCTACATTCAGTCCCAAGGCTAATCTGTCCCCAAGCATCAGCCTGAATATCTTCTTTAATGAGCGAAAAATTCTGATACTCCATCACGTCTCCTCCTCTCTTCATATACTTATTCTAGATAAGTTACCCAATTTGGGCAATAGGGTTATGTCCATTTAGCTCCTCACTATCTAAAGAAAACAGGTTAAACTTGTTCGGGCTAGAGCCTCGACAACAAACCCAGTTTGTAGTCGAAGCTCTCTTCGCTAAATTCTCTCCCCTTTCCTTGTAGGACAGGGTTCAGGGGAGAGGTCAATAATTAAGAACCCAATGCGATCGCAATATCTGGTAAAGATCAAGTATAATTAAGATAACCATGTTACTTAAAGAATAAAGTTAAGTTTGAATCTTCAATTGGTATAAATTATGCAACTCGAAGACTATTTTAATTTTCTTGCTCCTAACGATATTCGGCTAAAAGGAACCCGCGTCGGTATTGAAACTATTTTACACGATTTCATTTACCAAGCCAAAACTCCCGAAGAAATTGCTAATACTTATCCATCTTTAACCCTCGAACAGGTATATGCGACGATTCTTTATTATCTTCATGATAAAGAAAAAGTGAGCCAATACATCGCCGACTGGCTAGAATGGGGGCGAAAAATGCGAGAAGAACAGCGAAAAAATCCTCCGTCTGTGGTTGAACGACTGAGAAAATTGAAAGCTGAAATAACAGCCAAGCAGAAAGCTAATGACACTGAAATATTTAATTGATGAAAATGTTAATTCGGTGTATCCTCAACAATTGCGTCGCCGAGAACCAGAAATCATTATTCGAGTAGTTGGTGAACCAGATACACCAAAATTAGGTACATTAGACCCAGAAATCTTGATTTGGTGTGAGGTGATGGGATTTATTTTAGGGACAAATAATCGTGCTTCTCTGCCAGTACATTTAATAGAACACTTCAACCAAAACCGTCACATTCCTGGAATTTTTATTCTCAATCAAGATTTAAGTATTGGTGATAACTTGTTATAATTAATTGTAATTGCCAAAGGTTCTTTTGACAAGGAATATGAAGACCGAATTGTACATTTACCGTTAACTTAATCAAAGCCAAATGACCTTCTAAAGAAAACAGGTTAAACTTGTTCGGACTAGAACCTTGACAACAAACTAGGTTTGTTGTTGCACTTTCTTCGCTAAACTATGATTGACTTTGGAGGTTTTCTAGCTCTTTAGTAGCTTGTTGCCAATAGGCTAATTCTTCCTTTATTTTCATATTTTTAATGTCTTCATAGATTTTTTCGCTACCTAAACGTTTTATTGCCACACAATCAAATTGCTTAACCTTCATAATTAATAACCTCCAGAGGTGAATAAATATCTAGCTGTGAATATCCCTTGATTACATTAATAGCACGGTAAAGAGGAATTTTTTGAAAATGGACGATATGCTTAAAATTCCAACTCACAATCATTGTACATCCAGCAACACTTGCTAAAGCAACATGAAGCGCATCTAACATTGATTTCTGAGTCACCACACCATAATCAATATAAGCTTGCCTCAGTTGTAAAGCAGATTCAGTAATTTCAACTAACTCTGCATAGGTTATAACCTCTGCAAAAAATTGTCGAACCTTCTCAGGAGCAGGTTCAATTTCTCTTAAAACAACTGAAGAATTTATCAGGATTTTTTCGGCTTTTCTTGGCTATTTCAGCCTAATTTGTCCTGACAAGCTCAAGAATACGAAAGTTTTTGTCTAGAATTGCCCGGCCTGAGAGGGGAATGGTAAAGTTAGATAAGAAAATTAAAGATGGTGTGATTAAAATGAAATTTGCTGCTAGTACCTATTTTTCCCTGCTGCGCCATTGTGCCGTTCCTTTGCTGTCGATCGCTACTTTTACGCCAATTCTCTTAACTTATTTAGCCAAGGAAAAAGCAGAAACCCCGCAACCGCAGGCAAATCTAGAGACTTCCGCCTTTCCTTCCCCTATTATCCCATCTCCGATCGCACCCTTAATCGCGCCATCGCCGAAACTATTCCCCTCCCCCCAATCTTCTGCGACTCCAAAATCAGCACCCTCTCCCCAGTCTTCCCCCTCCGCGCCGAAAAAATTAGCAGCATCGGTTCGTTCCCCCAATACTTCCCCTAATACTTCCCCCGCTGCTGCTGCCAAACCGGTGACTAGACAACCTTTAGCGGTTCCCGCTAATTATACGCCGCCGGTCCTAGAAATTCGCGTGGCGATCAAAAGGGATGTGGCCAGTGTTTTGATGGGAGTTAACGGACCGGCGGTGATCACCGATCGCCAAGGTCGCGGTTTAAAAACGATTGCCACTAACGAGGGTTTACCGGTCATTCCAGAGGCCAATGGCTTAAAAATGGGCGATTTATCGCTGCCAGAGGTGATTTTTGTGCAGCCCACCAGTGCCGATGGTTTAGTTTATGTGGATGATAGTTGGTATCGGGGCAAAGTGCTGCTGGTGGCCCAAGGCGATCGCTTATTAGTGGTCAATCAGGTTAATTTAGAGGCCTATCTCTATAGTGTGGTGGGGAGTGAAATGCACTCCAGCGCACCAATGCACGCTTTAAAGGCACAGGCGATCGCCGCTCGCTCCTATGCCCTAGTACATATAATCCGCCCCGCTAATGCTTGGTTTCATCTGGGCAATAGCCAACGCTGGCAGGTATATAAAGGCATTCGCTCGGAGTATCAATCGACTCACCAAGCGGTTAATGCCACTGCTGGGCAGATTCTCAGCTATAAAGGCGGTGTAGTCGAGTCTCTTTATGCTGCCACCGATGAAATTGTCGCTTGGGCCCACGGTGGTCGCGGCATGAGTCAAACTGGAGCTTATAAATTAGCGGAAAAAGGCCTAGATTATCAACAAATTCTCGGTAATTATTATCCCGGAGTTGGTTTAGCTCGTCTAGTTCTCCAAAATTAGATTGATTGGCTTTCTCGATCGCTGGTGCTAGGCTGTTGACTATAGCAGGGAGAAATAGTTGAGCATTTGTACTAAAATTTCCAACAGCTTGCCGACCTGTTTCTTCTAGTTGATAACTGATAACTCAAATCTGATCACTGATAACTGATAACTGATCACTGATAACTGAAATGCCGACGATAGCAGATTTCTAGTAACCGTATTACAATAAACTTTCAAAATGCTATAGCAGTAAATCTCTCTATGAATAGCCCCTTTCTTGACTACCTCAACGGTCCCAAGCATCCCGTCCTCGTCTTTGATGGAGCGATGGGAACTTCCCTACAAAGCCAAAATCTGACGGCCGAGGACTTTGGTGGGGCAGAATACGAAGGGTGTAACGAGTATCTTGTCCATACGAAACCTAGCGCCGTAGCGAAAGTCCACGAAGCTTTTTTAGCAGTGGGTGCGGATGTGATTGAAACCGACACCTTCGGGGGAACCTCGATAGTTTTAGCCGAGTATGATTTAGCCGATCAAGCCTATTATCTCAACAAAAGCGCCGCCGAACTGGCCAAAGCTTGCGCTAATAAATACTCTACCCCCGAAAAACCCCGTTTTGTGGCGGGTTCCATGGGACCGGGGACAAAACTGCCCACTTTGGGTCATATTGACTTTGATACGCTCAAAAATGCCTATGTGGAACAGGTAGAGGGTCTGTACGATGGCGGGGCAGATTTATTATTAGTAGAAACCTGTCAGGATGTCCTGCAAATTAAAGCGGCTTTAAATGCTATTGAAGAAGTATTTCAGAAAAAAGGTCAACGATTGCCCCTCATGGTTTCGGTGACGATGGAAACCATGGGAACGATGTTAGTAGGAACAGAAATTAACGCCGTTGTCTCTATTTTACAACCCTATAAAATTGATATTTTGGGACTTAACTGCGCCACGGGTCCCGATTTAATGAAACCCCATATTAAATATCTCTCGGAAAATTCCCCTTTTATTGTTTCTTGTATTCCTAACGCTG
Encoded here:
- the mrdA gene encoding penicillin-binding protein 2 encodes the protein MRNSGLLSKTKVKLKPQKPLTALTRPSPPKLQNKIKDKDRCSVGRQRQSWLIMGLISIVLLGGVGSRLAYLQLQQGQFNRERAENNRIRILPKPPVRGNLFDRNGKVLATARLTHAAYIWPKSQRNPAQKLNLDRLASILAIPKSDLEKRINEADENPSTLIRIARGLTPGQIIALEEYKDELTGIEVDVESVRYYPNGKIGAHILGYTGELTPEEYQAKRPQGYRLGDVVGKMGVEAAYESKLRGEWGGMQLEVNGSGQVIQILGQKIAKPGQDVTLTLDLKLQKAAEAALGKRQGAIVAIDPRDGSVRAMVSYPSFDPNVFSAPITTATWKKLQAEGNPFVNRVLQGFPPASTFKVVTATAGMESGKFPPNTVLNTFAALYVGGTAFGEWNHAGFGPIGFVRAMAMSSNTFHGQIGRGVGGPALIAMARRYGFGQKTGIELAEETPGLIADRDWKLRNFKNWDWSVGDTINMSIGQGFTLATPLQVAVMFAVPANGGFLVKPHLLQDARDVKEWRKSLNMKPSTLDTLRKSLRAVVAEGTGRALSDPALPPIAGKSGTAEAPPGKSHAWFGAFAPFDKPEIVVVAFAEHSGGGGGKVAAPMVRQVMEAYFNIKPKEEKPRPKP
- a CDS encoding DUF433 domain-containing protein; amino-acid sequence: MQLEDYFNFLAPNDIRLKGTRVGIETILHDFIYQAKTPEEIANTYPSLTLEQVYATILYYLHDKEKVSQYIADWLEWGRKMREEQRKNPPSVVERLRKLKAEITAKQKANDTEIFN
- a CDS encoding SpoIID/LytB domain-containing protein; this encodes MVKLDKKIKDGVIKMKFAASTYFSLLRHCAVPLLSIATFTPILLTYLAKEKAETPQPQANLETSAFPSPIIPSPIAPLIAPSPKLFPSPQSSATPKSAPSPQSSPSAPKKLAASVRSPNTSPNTSPAAAAKPVTRQPLAVPANYTPPVLEIRVAIKRDVASVLMGVNGPAVITDRQGRGLKTIATNEGLPVIPEANGLKMGDLSLPEVIFVQPTSADGLVYVDDSWYRGKVLLVAQGDRLLVVNQVNLEAYLYSVVGSEMHSSAPMHALKAQAIAARSYALVHIIRPANAWFHLGNSQRWQVYKGIRSEYQSTHQAVNATAGQILSYKGGVVESLYAATDEIVAWAHGGRGMSQTGAYKLAEKGLDYQQILGNYYPGVGLARLVLQN
- a CDS encoding S-(hydroxymethyl)glutathione dehydrogenase/class III alcohol dehydrogenase — its product is MDVRAAVALEAGKPLTIETVQLAPPQAGEVLVEIKATGVCHTDAYTLSGADPEGLFPSILGHEGAGIVVEVGKGVTSLKVGDPVIPLYIPECRQCEYCLSFKTNLCQAIRLTQGRGVMPDGTSRFSLDGQPLYHYMGTSTFANYTVLPEISLAKIRPDAPFEKVCYIGCGVTTGIGAVINTAKVEPGAKVVVFGLGGIGLNVIQGARLVGADMIVGVDINPQKQALAAKFGMTHFVNPQEIEGDLVAYLVDLTKGGADYSFECIGNVQIMRQALECCHKGWGVATIIGVAGAGQEISTRPFQLVTGRVWKGTAFGGARGRTDVPKIVDWYMEGKINIDDLITHVLPLARINEAFDLMRQGDSIRSVITF